Proteins encoded in a region of the Panicum hallii strain FIL2 chromosome 3, PHallii_v3.1, whole genome shotgun sequence genome:
- the LOC112887540 gene encoding probable glucuronosyltransferase Os01g0926700: protein MKMRPVLAIAILGTAAAAVLFRGSLAQEVKQDHHTERISGSAGDVLEDDPVGRLKVYVYDLPARYNTALLEKDPRCLTHMFATEVFVHRSLLSSAVRTLDPEDADWFFVPVYTTCDLTASGHPMPFDSPRMMRSAIRLVAERWPYWNRSEGADHFFVTPHDFGACFHFKEEKAVARGILPLLRRATLVQTFGQRRHACLKGGSITVPPYAPPARMEARLLPPGTPRSVFVYFRGLFYDSGNDPEGGYYARGARASVWENFRSNPLFDISTEHPATYYEDMQRAVFCLCPLGWAPWSPRLVEAVVFGCIPVVIADDIVLPFADAIPWADIGVFVAEEDVPRLDTILTSIPAEVVLRKQRLLASPAMKRAVLFPQPSQPGDAFHQILNGLARKLPHGDGVFLRPGQTVLNWTAGPPGDLKPW, encoded by the exons ATGAAGATGAGGCCAGTCTTGGCCATCGCCATTCTTGGCACTGCTGCTGCAGCAGTGCTCTTCCGTGGGTCCCTGGCGCAGGAGGTGAAGCAGGATCATCATACAGAGAGGATATCAG GCAGTGCCGGTGATGTTCTGGAGGACGACCCTGTCGGCCGGCTCAAGGTCTACGTCTACGACCTCCCGGCCAGATACAACACAGCGCTGCTGGAGAAGGACCCGCGGTGCCTGACGCACATGTTCGCCACGGAGGTGTTCGTGCACCGGTCCCTCCTCTCCAGCGCCGTCCGCACCCTGGACCCCGAGGACGCCGACTGGTTCTTCGTGCCCGTGTACACCACCTGCGACCTCACCGCCTCGGGCCACCCGATGCCCTTCGACTCGCCGCGGATGATGCGCAGCGCGATCCGCCTCGTCGCCGAGCGCTGGCCGTACTGGAACCGCTCCGAGGGCGCCGACCACTTCTTCGTCACGCCGCACGACTTCGGGGCCTGCTTCCACTTCAAGGAGGAGaaggccgtggcgcgcgggatCCTCCCGCTGCTCCGGCGCGCCACGCTGGTGCAGACGTTCGGGCAGAGGCGCCACGCGTGCCTCAAGGGCGGCTCCATCACCGTCCCGCCGTACGCGCCGCCGGCGCGGATGGAGGCGCGGCTCCTGCCCCCCGGGACCCCGCGCTCCGTCTTCGTCTACTTCCGCGGCCTCTTCTACGACTCCGGCAACGACCCCGAGGGCGGGTACTACGCGAGGGGCGCCCGCGCGTCGGTGTGGGAGAACTTCCGGAGCAACCCGCTGTTCGACATCTCGACGGAGCACCCGGCGACGTACTACGAGGACATGCAGCGGGCGGTGTTCTGCCTGTGCCCGCTGGGGTGGGCGCCGTGGAGCCCCCGGCTGGTGGAGGCGGTGGTGTTCGGCTGCATCCCCGTGGTCATCGCGGACGACATCGTGCTGCCCTTCGCCGACGCCATCCCGTGGGCGGACATCGGCGTGTTCGTCGCCGAGGAGGATGTCCCGAGGCTGGACACCATCCTCACCTCCATCCCGGCGGAGGTGGTGCTGAGGAAGCAGCGGCTCCTCGCCAGCCCGGCCATGAAGCGCGCCGTGCTGTTCCCGCAGCCGTCGCAGCCCGGGGACGCGTTCCACCAGATACTCAACGGGCTCGCGCGCAAGCTCCCG